The following proteins are co-located in the Hyalangium minutum genome:
- a CDS encoding vWA domain-containing protein: MAEKKSAALVNHIAFVVDRSGSMRSIKAQVVKVFNNQLNTVQRNAVSAGQKTFLSTFMFHSTVDKPRHFATAVEDVPKLALNDFKLGGSTALLDAVGTAITRLQKAKSATSKNTSFLVIVITDGHENASRYYTKKLKGLIQTVQKSGRWSLAFLVPPSSRGSLTRFGIPKGNVTVWDANAKGTKVMDEKLSAGLSTFYKARASGKKSVTAFFTTDMSKVDVKTLSALKDVSKGFTRWTVDKERSIRDFVNTKLQASPALRKKLGDAYETGRGFYELTKPETVQPKKNIAILDKKTKAIFGGDEARKVLGLPAGSNVKVKPGNHLNYSIFVESTSNNRKLVRGTTLLYLQ; encoded by the coding sequence ATGGCCGAGAAAAAGAGCGCAGCCCTCGTCAACCACATCGCCTTCGTCGTGGACCGCAGCGGCTCCATGCGCAGCATCAAGGCCCAGGTGGTGAAGGTCTTCAACAACCAGCTCAACACCGTCCAGCGCAACGCCGTGTCCGCCGGGCAGAAGACCTTCCTGAGCACCTTCATGTTCCACTCCACCGTGGACAAGCCGCGCCACTTCGCCACCGCGGTGGAGGACGTGCCCAAGCTCGCGCTCAATGACTTCAAGCTCGGCGGCTCCACGGCGCTCCTGGACGCGGTGGGCACCGCCATCACCCGGCTTCAGAAGGCCAAGAGCGCCACCAGCAAGAACACCAGCTTCCTCGTCATCGTCATCACCGACGGCCACGAGAACGCCTCGCGCTACTACACGAAGAAGCTCAAGGGCCTCATCCAGACGGTGCAGAAGTCGGGCCGCTGGAGCCTCGCGTTTCTGGTGCCGCCCAGCAGCAGGGGCTCGCTCACGCGCTTCGGCATCCCCAAGGGCAACGTCACCGTCTGGGACGCCAACGCCAAGGGCACCAAGGTCATGGACGAGAAGCTCTCCGCGGGCCTCTCCACCTTCTACAAGGCGCGCGCCAGCGGCAAGAAGTCCGTCACGGCGTTCTTCACCACGGACATGTCCAAGGTGGACGTGAAGACGCTCTCCGCGCTCAAGGACGTGTCCAAGGGCTTCACCCGGTGGACGGTGGACAAGGAGCGCTCCATCCGCGACTTCGTGAACACCAAGCTCCAGGCCAGCCCCGCGCTGCGCAAGAAGCTGGGCGACGCCTACGAGACGGGTCGCGGCTTCTACGAGCTGACCAAGCCGGAGACGGTGCAGCCCAAGAAGAACATCGCCATCCTGGACAAGAAGACGAAGGCCATCTTCGGCGGGGACGAGGCGCGCAAGGTGCTGGGCCTGCCCGCAGGCTCCAACGTGAAGGTGAAGCCCGGCAACCACCTCAACTACTCCATCTTCGTAGAGAGCACCTCCAACAACCGCAAGCTGGTGCGCGGCACCACCCTGCTCTACCTACAGTAG
- a CDS encoding metallophosphatase: MSANVVLHACAAGAGRLRVWLGARERTTAPALSWSLDGQPAEPRALRPIQSVRSGPFLGGDSPRIFAGLYEFSVPGEVARAFRVGVSVDGAPPVTSSLRVVPSAVPTGLETGFQLLLSSCFYPDEDRGGMAGKSLDAILRGVTPDMLLLLGDQVYLDLPPLQNLPDARPALARNFEQDYARSWFDDGAYAKVIHAAPYACVPDDHDYWNNFPMPSVQSQNTWNAAGRAAWADVARMLYGQFQHVDPTPVGTPVQIDVDPLSFFLLDARSWRDPDFQFTMTPGARDALADWVSRCIRERKFGVFATGQSLPMSRAGELNRRFGDSTMNNYADFRFLMGQLDRLMREGSDVLLLTGDMHWGRILRLSPKDALASGMQMIEVISSPTSLVVTPVRDPIAVAQADKRNPWPRHSDATLVGGVVELEGARSPFFGYTLYRHRGNNVCVLAFRRRGDSLEVTPRYYPLHPTLQPTTASPFVLRHR, from the coding sequence ATGAGCGCCAACGTCGTCCTGCATGCGTGTGCCGCCGGCGCTGGCCGCTTGCGAGTCTGGCTCGGGGCTCGGGAGCGGACCACGGCCCCCGCGCTGAGCTGGAGCCTGGACGGGCAGCCCGCGGAGCCTCGTGCCCTGCGCCCCATTCAGAGCGTGCGCTCGGGCCCATTTCTCGGGGGCGACAGCCCGCGCATCTTCGCGGGCCTCTATGAGTTCTCCGTGCCCGGGGAGGTGGCTCGCGCGTTCCGGGTGGGCGTGAGCGTGGACGGTGCACCTCCTGTCACGTCGTCCCTGCGAGTGGTGCCGAGCGCCGTGCCCACGGGGCTGGAGACAGGCTTTCAGCTGCTGCTCTCCTCGTGCTTCTACCCGGACGAGGACCGGGGAGGTATGGCGGGCAAGTCCTTGGACGCCATTCTCCGGGGCGTCACGCCAGACATGCTCCTGCTGCTCGGGGATCAGGTGTACCTGGATCTGCCTCCGCTGCAGAATCTGCCGGATGCGCGCCCCGCGCTCGCGCGCAACTTCGAGCAGGACTACGCGCGCAGCTGGTTCGACGACGGCGCCTACGCCAAGGTGATCCACGCCGCGCCGTATGCGTGCGTGCCGGACGACCACGACTACTGGAACAACTTCCCCATGCCCTCGGTCCAGTCGCAGAACACCTGGAACGCTGCGGGGCGCGCGGCGTGGGCGGATGTGGCGCGGATGCTGTACGGGCAGTTCCAGCACGTGGACCCCACGCCGGTGGGCACGCCCGTGCAGATCGACGTGGATCCGCTCTCCTTCTTCCTCCTGGATGCGCGCTCATGGCGCGACCCGGACTTCCAGTTCACCATGACGCCCGGGGCCCGCGACGCGCTGGCGGACTGGGTGTCGCGCTGCATCCGCGAGCGCAAGTTTGGCGTCTTCGCCACCGGCCAGTCGCTGCCCATGAGCAGGGCAGGAGAGCTCAACCGCCGGTTCGGCGACTCGACGATGAACAACTACGCCGACTTCCGCTTCCTGATGGGACAGCTGGACCGGCTGATGCGCGAGGGCAGTGACGTGCTGCTCCTCACCGGCGACATGCACTGGGGCCGCATCCTGCGCCTGTCTCCGAAGGACGCGCTCGCCAGCGGGATGCAGATGATCGAGGTAATCAGCTCGCCCACCTCGCTCGTTGTCACGCCGGTCCGGGACCCCATTGCCGTGGCGCAGGCGGACAAGCGAAACCCGTGGCCCCGGCACTCGGACGCCACGCTGGTGGGGGGCGTGGTGGAGCTGGAGGGGGCGCGCTCGCCCTTCTTCGGCTACACGCTCTACCGCCACCGCGGCAACAACGTGTGCGTGCTGGCCTTCCGGCGCCGGGGCGACAGCCTCGAGGTGACGCCGCGCTACTACCCGCTGCACCCCACCCTGCAGCCCACCACCGCTTCTCCCTTCGTCCTCCGCCACCGCTAG
- a CDS encoding Gfo/Idh/MocA family oxidoreductase, with translation MSFGAEAVAAYELKMENAYEYKGDIRWALTAEGKTRKGKVPARDQIAPELLTFSDCIIEGRDPEPDGWEGLADVRIIRALYESARTGQPVKLAPFEKPQRPTKEQEEHRPPAKEPDYVNVQPPS, from the coding sequence GTGAGCTTCGGGGCGGAGGCAGTGGCCGCGTACGAGCTGAAGATGGAGAACGCCTACGAGTACAAGGGTGACATCCGCTGGGCGCTGACCGCCGAGGGCAAGACGCGCAAGGGCAAGGTGCCGGCGAGGGATCAGATCGCACCGGAGCTGCTGACCTTCAGTGACTGCATCATCGAAGGACGGGACCCCGAGCCGGACGGCTGGGAGGGGTTGGCGGACGTGCGCATCATCCGCGCGCTCTACGAGTCCGCGCGCACGGGCCAGCCGGTGAAGCTGGCGCCCTTCGAGAAGCCCCAGCGGCCGACGAAGGAGCAGGAGGAGCACCGCCCACCGGCGAAGGAGCCCGACTACGTCAACGTGCAGCCTCCGTCGTAG
- a CDS encoding M16 family metallopeptidase, with protein MSLRWVLLLWLSLLLGCTALTLPPNRPLARPVAFRGAYEEFPSGLRLVVHEAPHMSRVTMNVSYRVGATDEPSGKEGLAHLVEHLTFQARPGGEKAPRLASLLLASGAEFNAVTSYDSTDYFFTAPPEQLPLLTALEAERLRDPLRHVTEEDFRVARDVVVAELRQRYETSPEGAQQRWLHEVLLPSHPYGRTSGGTPESLQRLTLEDARAFVQAHYTSAHVVVVVSGPKPADAMRSTVTQGFAELTLSGKSGPSKPVRREPPPFPAESRARAPRVVRSGPVEHPRLWLVWTVPGLYSGMTPQAFAAEGMLNNRLATQLAREEQAHGSSVTLEVLDGVTLLVARVDLMKAEDAEDVADLVLDQLVDLYGNPGRLGGLTAAARSSLLTEAFRSLEQFPAREAARFLRATGEPDYVQGWPQQIREGLSRDLGPYLYKYVRRERARMLLMVPEQAGSGRATVAERFAPLAGPEDFGDEERSLPPGASDARQVARPPGLAQAERFILGNGLQVVALRRTGMPLLEARLWVRTQTPTTEGALSLSRLAVHGSYMSAGRKWYHGAKVGARTELQLREEGQPVLSVSAPSGNLVHVLEDMQQWMWDAEVELRPFEAVQDWQVRQLEREASSSDVLAERALLSRMFPGHPYGLAPGVEEAKRFTASQATKWVKEELNPDRATLLLVGDLPPAPKLRTLVSEMLGRWRGKGGRVEPPPVPPLPRRRQVVVLDRPGASQAELLVGVRWPELSAQEDAAASALVWLLEHRLDRQLRERLGLTYGVRVGHEARPRASLLRIRAAVERGAAAGALEQLLAELGTLEAELLPREVVELARWQVARGYDLRFQTSAAAAERLLELERLGRPPDFWETYPEAIAAVTPEAVQALVRKLGLGSEAVIILGDAATLRPQLESAGYPVEVLSRSTQPKQER; from the coding sequence ATGTCCCTTCGCTGGGTCCTGCTGCTGTGGCTCAGCCTGCTGCTGGGCTGCACCGCGCTGACGCTGCCTCCGAACCGGCCCTTGGCCCGGCCCGTGGCGTTCCGTGGTGCCTACGAAGAGTTCCCCAGTGGACTCCGGTTGGTGGTGCACGAGGCACCGCACATGTCCCGGGTGACGATGAACGTCTCCTACCGTGTGGGCGCGACGGATGAGCCCTCGGGAAAAGAGGGACTGGCACACCTCGTGGAGCACCTCACCTTCCAGGCCCGGCCCGGTGGCGAGAAGGCTCCTCGGCTGGCGAGCCTGCTGCTGGCCTCGGGTGCCGAGTTCAACGCCGTCACCTCCTATGACAGCACGGACTACTTCTTCACCGCGCCTCCCGAGCAGCTCCCGCTGCTGACGGCGCTGGAGGCCGAGCGGCTTCGCGACCCTCTGCGGCACGTCACCGAGGAGGATTTCCGCGTCGCGAGGGACGTGGTGGTGGCGGAGCTGCGCCAGCGCTACGAGACGAGCCCCGAGGGCGCGCAGCAGCGGTGGCTGCACGAGGTGCTGTTGCCCAGCCACCCCTATGGGCGCACCTCGGGAGGCACTCCAGAGTCGCTGCAGCGGCTCACGCTGGAGGATGCGCGCGCCTTCGTCCAGGCGCACTACACCTCGGCGCACGTGGTGGTGGTGGTGTCCGGCCCGAAGCCCGCGGACGCGATGCGGAGCACGGTGACGCAGGGCTTCGCGGAGCTCACGCTCTCGGGGAAGAGCGGCCCCTCGAAGCCGGTGCGCCGCGAGCCTCCGCCCTTCCCTGCCGAGTCGCGCGCGCGGGCTCCCAGGGTGGTGCGCAGCGGCCCCGTGGAGCACCCGCGCCTGTGGCTGGTGTGGACCGTGCCGGGCTTGTACTCGGGCATGACGCCCCAAGCCTTCGCCGCAGAGGGCATGCTGAACAACCGGCTGGCCACGCAGCTCGCCCGCGAGGAGCAGGCCCACGGCAGCTCCGTGACGCTGGAGGTGCTCGATGGCGTCACGCTCCTCGTCGCCCGCGTGGACTTGATGAAGGCGGAGGATGCCGAGGACGTAGCGGACCTCGTGCTGGATCAGCTCGTGGACCTCTATGGGAACCCGGGCAGGCTGGGCGGGCTCACCGCCGCCGCGCGCTCCTCGCTGCTCACCGAGGCCTTCCGCTCCCTGGAGCAGTTCCCCGCCCGCGAGGCGGCCCGCTTCCTGCGCGCCACGGGCGAGCCGGACTACGTGCAGGGCTGGCCCCAGCAGATCCGCGAAGGGCTCTCCCGGGACCTCGGGCCCTACCTCTACAAGTACGTGCGGCGAGAGCGCGCCCGCATGCTGCTGATGGTGCCGGAGCAAGCCGGCTCCGGACGCGCCACGGTGGCCGAGCGCTTTGCTCCGCTGGCGGGCCCAGAGGACTTCGGTGACGAGGAGCGGAGCCTCCCGCCGGGAGCCTCGGACGCGCGCCAGGTGGCCCGCCCTCCAGGGCTGGCCCAGGCCGAGCGCTTCATCCTGGGCAACGGCCTCCAGGTGGTGGCGCTGCGCCGCACGGGCATGCCGCTGCTGGAGGCCCGCCTGTGGGTGCGGACGCAGACGCCCACCACCGAGGGCGCCCTGTCGCTGTCACGGCTCGCGGTCCATGGCTCGTACATGTCCGCGGGCCGCAAGTGGTACCACGGGGCGAAGGTGGGCGCGCGCACCGAGCTCCAGCTCCGCGAGGAGGGCCAGCCCGTGCTCTCCGTGTCCGCGCCCTCGGGAAACCTCGTTCACGTGCTGGAGGACATGCAGCAGTGGATGTGGGACGCGGAGGTGGAGCTGCGGCCCTTCGAGGCTGTCCAGGATTGGCAGGTGCGCCAGTTGGAGCGCGAGGCCTCGAGCTCGGACGTGCTCGCCGAGCGTGCGCTGCTGTCCCGCATGTTCCCCGGCCACCCCTACGGCCTCGCACCGGGCGTGGAGGAGGCGAAGCGGTTCACCGCGTCCCAGGCCACGAAGTGGGTGAAGGAGGAGCTGAACCCGGACCGGGCGACGCTCCTGCTGGTGGGGGATCTGCCGCCGGCTCCCAAGCTGCGCACCCTGGTGTCGGAGATGCTCGGGCGGTGGCGAGGAAAGGGCGGACGCGTGGAGCCGCCTCCGGTTCCGCCGCTGCCGCGCCGGAGACAGGTGGTGGTGCTGGACCGGCCCGGTGCCTCTCAAGCGGAGCTGCTGGTGGGCGTCCGCTGGCCGGAGCTGTCGGCCCAAGAGGACGCGGCGGCGAGCGCGCTGGTGTGGCTGCTGGAGCACCGGCTGGACCGTCAGCTCCGGGAGCGACTGGGGCTCACCTATGGCGTCCGCGTGGGACATGAGGCCCGGCCGCGCGCCTCGTTGTTAAGAATCCGCGCGGCGGTCGAGCGTGGCGCGGCAGCGGGCGCGCTGGAGCAGCTCCTCGCCGAGCTGGGCACGCTGGAGGCGGAGCTGCTGCCACGCGAGGTGGTGGAGCTGGCGCGCTGGCAGGTGGCTCGCGGCTATGACTTGCGCTTCCAGACGTCGGCCGCGGCGGCGGAGCGGCTGCTGGAGCTGGAGCGCCTCGGGCGTCCTCCGGACTTCTGGGAGACGTATCCGGAAGCCATCGCGGCGGTGACGCCCGAGGCCGTGCAGGCGCTGGTGAGGAAGCTCGGCCTGGGCTCGGAGGCGGTGATCATCCTCGGGGACGCAGCCACGTTGCGGCCGCAACTGGAGAGCGCGGGCTACCCGGTGGAGGTGCTGTCCCGGTCCACCCAGCCGAAGCAGGAGCGGTGA
- a CDS encoding sensor histidine kinase yields the protein MSLLSRMRGGVRAAFRRWVHAQNVPEVLAASSVGAWLSLVALILVLLAAATWAPRAQEFFGLDPGTALLCLGPALVDFAFALLHRRRQHIETWGWVLSLTGTAGLQFFVASLMAISAPSGATLFAGFFLFTAAFHGRIFRVTPRTPFLPLGTALALGLAALLTRPENLPLFGVIGPAALMAELYLGTFALQHDRTAAEAERLRAAVQAQMLAQQERDVGRMSQALTEIIHHSQDIRDALLSAGSAADLLKGLVARGGTLGRGEPERLVQQLHSDLSHIRERVMDIHQKGRRHIGGEPEGVDLVPVLDSVRQSVALRFPEVDIQVQADRQTALRAWVRGGTTTLRRVVENLVTNACEGDGMRAAGSVRISARTEPLSGRLEMVISDDGPGFPPERLAAPIQGLSTTKPQATGLGLYTSECLIRASGGVLERQNAPAGGAVLRVLLPREVRA from the coding sequence ATGAGCCTGCTCTCACGCATGCGCGGGGGCGTTCGCGCCGCCTTCCGCCGCTGGGTCCACGCCCAGAACGTCCCCGAGGTCCTCGCGGCCAGCAGCGTGGGCGCGTGGCTGTCCCTCGTCGCGCTGATCCTCGTACTGCTCGCGGCCGCCACGTGGGCCCCCCGCGCCCAGGAGTTCTTCGGCCTGGACCCGGGTACCGCCCTGCTGTGCCTGGGCCCTGCCCTGGTGGACTTCGCCTTCGCCCTGCTGCACCGCCGGCGCCAGCACATCGAGACGTGGGGGTGGGTGCTGTCGCTCACCGGCACCGCGGGGCTCCAGTTCTTCGTGGCCAGCCTCATGGCCATCTCCGCCCCGAGCGGCGCCACCCTCTTCGCCGGCTTCTTCCTCTTCACCGCGGCCTTTCACGGACGAATCTTCCGGGTGACGCCTCGCACGCCGTTCCTCCCCCTGGGCACGGCGCTGGCGTTGGGGCTGGCCGCCCTCCTGACGCGGCCGGAGAACCTGCCCCTGTTCGGCGTGATCGGCCCGGCGGCGCTGATGGCCGAGCTCTACCTGGGCACCTTCGCCCTCCAGCATGACCGGACGGCCGCGGAGGCGGAGCGGCTGCGCGCCGCCGTCCAGGCGCAGATGCTGGCCCAGCAGGAGCGCGACGTGGGCCGCATGTCCCAGGCCCTCACGGAGATCATCCACCACAGCCAGGACATCCGTGACGCGCTGCTGTCGGCGGGCAGCGCCGCGGATCTGCTCAAGGGGCTCGTCGCCCGCGGAGGCACCCTGGGCCGCGGAGAGCCGGAGCGGCTCGTGCAGCAACTCCACTCGGACCTCTCGCACATCCGCGAGCGCGTCATGGACATCCACCAGAAGGGCCGCCGCCACATCGGCGGAGAGCCCGAGGGCGTGGACCTGGTGCCGGTGCTGGACTCGGTGCGCCAGAGCGTGGCGCTGCGCTTCCCCGAAGTGGACATCCAGGTGCAGGCGGACCGCCAGACGGCCCTGCGCGCCTGGGTGCGCGGAGGCACCACGACGCTGCGGCGGGTCGTCGAGAACCTCGTCACCAACGCGTGCGAAGGCGATGGCATGCGCGCCGCCGGGAGCGTGCGCATCTCCGCACGCACCGAGCCCCTGAGCGGAAGGCTGGAGATGGTCATCTCGGACGACGGCCCCGGCTTTCCGCCCGAGCGGCTGGCCGCGCCCATTCAAGGCCTGTCCACCACCAAGCCCCAGGCCACGGGGCTGGGGCTCTACACGAGCGAGTGCCTCATTCGCGCCAGTGGAGGTGTGCTGGAGCGCCAGAACGCGCCTGCGGGAGGCGCGGTGCTGCGAGTCCTACTCCCGAGGGAGGTGCGCGCATGA
- a CDS encoding SAM-dependent methyltransferase produces the protein MSAEALRQERAGTEVTAYYEAKTEGILQRYGPGPRVHYHIGLVDDTPPPGLPPAALRTLIHESQELTMRELALDAGMPRRDSHVLDVGCGLGGSSLYWASVHRARVTALTNVPSHVSWVNQFAAVEGVADRVNTVLCDALELPGRECFDLVVAVESSCYLPRRAWFRRVYSLLRPGGILAIADCFLGRPDLAGPFDQYWRAKIGTVEEYFRAAAAEGLELELHQDISGRAVNFWTLTLDLLARERAMLPRSSLEGLGRSESQRQHLRLQQAFLDGGLHYAMMILRRPD, from the coding sequence ATGAGCGCTGAAGCACTGCGGCAGGAGCGAGCGGGCACCGAAGTCACCGCGTACTATGAGGCCAAGACGGAGGGCATCCTCCAGCGCTACGGGCCCGGGCCCCGGGTGCACTACCACATCGGCCTGGTGGACGACACGCCGCCTCCCGGGCTGCCGCCAGCGGCCCTGCGCACGCTCATTCACGAGTCCCAAGAGCTGACCATGCGCGAGCTCGCGCTGGACGCGGGAATGCCGCGCCGGGACAGCCACGTGCTGGATGTCGGCTGCGGGCTCGGAGGCAGCTCGCTGTACTGGGCCTCCGTGCACCGCGCGCGCGTCACCGCCCTCACGAATGTTCCCTCGCACGTTTCCTGGGTGAACCAATTCGCCGCCGTGGAGGGCGTGGCGGACCGGGTGAACACCGTGCTGTGCGACGCGCTGGAGCTGCCCGGGCGCGAGTGCTTTGACCTCGTGGTGGCGGTGGAGAGCTCGTGCTACCTGCCGCGCCGCGCGTGGTTCCGCCGTGTGTACTCGCTGCTGCGGCCGGGCGGCATCCTGGCCATCGCGGACTGCTTCCTCGGCCGGCCCGACCTGGCCGGGCCGTTCGACCAGTACTGGCGCGCGAAGATCGGCACCGTGGAGGAGTACTTCCGCGCAGCGGCCGCAGAGGGCCTGGAGCTGGAGCTCCACCAGGACATCTCCGGGCGGGCGGTGAACTTCTGGACGCTGACGCTGGACCTCCTCGCGCGGGAGCGGGCCATGCTGCCGCGCTCGAGCCTCGAAGGCCTGGGCCGCAGCGAGTCCCAGCGCCAGCACCTGCGGCTGCAGCAGGCCTTCCTCGATGGAGGCCTCCACTACGCGATGATGATCCTCCGGCGCCCGGACTGA
- a CDS encoding NosD domain-containing protein: MIRLSARTLPWLAGVWMLAWLGCAAEVAPGEEPCGTGACEPAPLLPTVRAVTPTALSAVPGELVRLSVSADDPNGGPLMFAWKASTGTLGVPVQTGNTSEVLWTALSCVPVGLRPTVEVTVTNAGGLSVRLRFEVAWNGPACGHPPCDVTLDSGVLSLKGDCTTDTPVFIPEGHTLEGFEHWIVARDPVGGAFKGAIVRNRGERTFVRNLKVKAQGLQKDGPCDGGEDRLRGILLQDATGSVTRTEVVDIRRNQRSEGNPEGTPRGCQEGIAIEVRNRDATVTKTVELRNNQVRGYQKGGILVTGRVNATVVENGVTGAGPVAHIAQNGLQLSDGATGEVTRNQVSGHAYTGSTDVASGILVAGGPYFGMALVRDALIQGNTVTGNDIGIYLDQAEADGSGPATATRIQVVGNTLRNEAVTNGYPYQAAISDLGGGNILHSNEISGAGYDPVTQPGATFAVDVVAGPASRVTFLTPARTVAAGACSGQVLVQSQDAGGNLSTASPAVFSLTASGGAASGLTFYADSACAGPMISAVELSTPEAAGAFFFKVAQTGTVALTVSNGSVSGTQEQTVVSF, translated from the coding sequence ATGATCCGGTTGAGCGCGAGGACCCTGCCTTGGCTGGCTGGGGTGTGGATGCTGGCGTGGCTGGGGTGCGCGGCCGAGGTAGCGCCCGGGGAGGAGCCCTGTGGCACGGGCGCGTGCGAGCCTGCGCCGCTGTTGCCCACGGTCCGCGCGGTAACGCCCACGGCGCTGAGCGCGGTCCCGGGTGAGCTGGTGAGGCTGAGCGTCTCGGCCGATGATCCCAACGGTGGGCCGTTGATGTTCGCCTGGAAGGCGAGCACCGGCACCCTGGGAGTCCCTGTGCAGACGGGGAACACGAGCGAGGTGCTGTGGACGGCGCTCTCCTGTGTGCCCGTGGGGTTAAGGCCGACGGTTGAAGTGACGGTCACCAACGCTGGTGGGCTGAGCGTGCGCCTGCGCTTCGAGGTGGCGTGGAACGGGCCGGCCTGTGGGCACCCACCGTGTGACGTGACGCTCGACTCGGGCGTTCTCTCGCTGAAGGGGGACTGCACCACGGACACGCCGGTGTTCATCCCGGAAGGGCACACGCTGGAGGGTTTCGAGCACTGGATTGTCGCGAGGGATCCGGTGGGCGGCGCGTTCAAAGGGGCCATCGTGCGCAACCGGGGGGAGCGGACCTTCGTGCGCAACCTGAAGGTGAAGGCGCAGGGGCTCCAGAAGGACGGGCCATGCGATGGGGGCGAGGACCGGCTGCGGGGAATCCTGCTGCAGGATGCCACGGGTTCCGTGACGAGGACCGAGGTGGTGGACATCCGCCGGAACCAGCGGAGCGAGGGCAACCCCGAGGGCACGCCGCGAGGCTGCCAGGAGGGCATCGCCATCGAGGTCCGCAACCGGGACGCCACGGTCACGAAGACGGTGGAGCTCCGGAACAACCAGGTCCGTGGGTATCAAAAGGGAGGCATCCTGGTGACTGGGCGGGTGAATGCCACGGTGGTGGAGAACGGGGTGACGGGGGCGGGGCCGGTGGCGCACATCGCGCAGAACGGACTGCAGCTCAGCGATGGGGCGACGGGCGAGGTGACGAGGAACCAGGTGTCTGGCCACGCGTACACGGGGAGCACGGACGTGGCCTCGGGCATCCTGGTGGCGGGTGGGCCGTACTTCGGGATGGCACTGGTGCGGGACGCGCTCATCCAGGGCAACACGGTGACGGGGAACGACATTGGCATCTACCTCGATCAGGCCGAGGCGGATGGCAGCGGCCCGGCGACGGCGACGCGGATCCAGGTGGTGGGCAACACCTTGCGGAACGAGGCGGTGACGAACGGCTATCCGTACCAGGCGGCCATCTCGGATCTCGGGGGCGGCAACATCCTCCATTCGAATGAGATCTCGGGCGCGGGGTACGATCCGGTCACGCAGCCAGGGGCCACGTTTGCTGTGGATGTGGTGGCAGGGCCCGCGTCCCGGGTGACGTTCCTCACGCCTGCGCGGACGGTGGCGGCAGGAGCGTGTTCGGGCCAGGTGCTGGTGCAGAGCCAGGACGCGGGGGGCAACCTGTCGACGGCGTCTCCGGCGGTGTTCAGCCTGACGGCGAGCGGGGGCGCGGCTTCGGGCCTCACCTTCTATGCGGACTCGGCGTGTGCGGGGCCGATGATCAGCGCGGTGGAACTCTCCACGCCCGAGGCGGCTGGAGCCTTCTTCTTCAAGGTGGCGCAGACGGGGACAGTGGCGCTCACGGTGTCCAACGGGAGCGTGAGTGGCACTCAGGAGCAGACGGTCGTCAGCTTCTGA
- a CDS encoding M90 family metallopeptidase, which yields MAGPFRWFHRRQLLRRPFPPEWLGYLEARVPVFRVLSPELRQRFQDFLKVFVWEKEFIGANGFEITDEVRVVVGATAVQLVLHLGLGYYDRLREIIVYPGSFKLPERTGEVLGEAKHWGQVILSWQAVLAGLSNPRDGHDTAAHEFAHALDRADGAFDGTPRLREYSHYRAWAAVMDEHYQALREGRPQERKVMDDYGALNEAEFFAVATESFFEKPRQMKERTPDLYEELKRFYGWDPATGA from the coding sequence ATGGCTGGTCCCTTCCGCTGGTTTCACCGACGACAGTTGCTGCGCCGGCCCTTTCCGCCCGAGTGGCTGGGCTACCTGGAGGCGCGCGTGCCGGTCTTCCGAGTGCTCTCGCCGGAGCTGCGCCAGCGCTTCCAGGACTTCCTGAAGGTGTTCGTCTGGGAGAAGGAGTTCATCGGAGCCAACGGCTTCGAGATTACGGACGAGGTGCGCGTGGTGGTGGGGGCCACGGCGGTGCAGCTCGTGCTGCACCTGGGGCTCGGGTACTACGACCGGCTGAGGGAGATCATCGTTTACCCGGGTTCGTTCAAGTTGCCGGAGCGAACCGGGGAGGTGCTGGGCGAGGCGAAGCACTGGGGGCAGGTGATCCTCTCGTGGCAGGCGGTGCTGGCGGGGCTGAGTAACCCGAGGGATGGGCACGACACGGCGGCGCACGAGTTCGCCCATGCGCTGGATCGCGCGGACGGTGCCTTCGATGGGACACCGAGGCTGCGGGAGTACTCGCACTATCGCGCGTGGGCAGCGGTGATGGACGAGCACTACCAGGCGCTCCGGGAGGGCCGGCCGCAGGAGCGCAAGGTGATGGACGACTACGGCGCGCTGAACGAGGCGGAGTTCTTCGCGGTGGCGACAGAGTCCTTCTTCGAGAAGCCCCGGCAGATGAAGGAGCGCACGCCGGACCTGTACGAGGAGCTGAAGCGCTTCTACGGGTGGGATCCGGCCACTGGGGCGTGA